The Rhinopithecus roxellana isolate Shanxi Qingling chromosome 13, ASM756505v1, whole genome shotgun sequence genome contains a region encoding:
- the LOC104663638 gene encoding keratin-associated protein 25-1 has translation MHNRSQHYFFGSCLSQNHISYGCQSLSFIFCGCQPLNFVSRTCYPLSSFSYGYQPIGSIFNSFTALNYVSHDFQPVSFMHSSFQPACSDFVGWQSPFRRRTC, from the coding sequence ATGCATAACAGATCTCAACACTATTTTTTCGGTAGTTGCCTCTCCCAAAACCACATCTCTTATGGCTGTCAATCACTGagctttattttttgtggctGTCAACCGCTGAATTTTGTGTCCAGGACCTGCTATCCTTTGAGCTCTTTCTCCTATGGCTATCAACCTATAGGTTCTATATTCAACAGCTTCACAGCCCTGAATTATGTGTCTCATGATTTCCAACCTGTTTCCTTCATGCACAGCAGTTTCCAACCAGCTTGTTCTGATTTTGTGGGTTGGCAATCTCCATTTCGTAGAAGAACATGCTGA
- the LOC104663639 gene encoding keratin-associated protein 24-1 — protein sequence MYTGSMSTPGYPGVCTSYRTHCYIPVTSSVTLSSNDLSPACGHYLPSSYQGNLWLLDYCQESYGEAPTCESPSCEPKICSTTGCDPSDSSVPCNSPSAGQVFSVCETTNIKPSPSCSPCTQINGYVCNCHTPTRSASKACQTLHNGSNCFGQLNCSSKSFQTLNHCRLSTLGYKSYQNPCFIPSYVSPLCYTSNSCQPQSYLMRNYHYSSYRPTSCRPLSYLSRSFRSLSCIPSTFPPLRYLCSGSRPLKCY from the coding sequence ATGTATACAGGCTCCATGTCTACTCCAGGCTATCCTGGGGTCTGCACATCATATCGAACTCACTGTTATATCCCAGTGACTTCTTCTGTTACTCTTAGCTCCAATGATTTAAGCCCTGCCTGTGGACACTACTTACCCAGTAGCTACCAAGGAAATCTCTGGCTCCTGGATTACTGCCAAGAATCCTACGGTGAAGCACCAACCTGCGAATCTCCCAGCTGTGAGCCCAAGATCTGCAGCACCACTGGTTGTGACCCATCAGACTCCTCTGTGCCCTGCAACTCCCCATCAGCAGGCCAAGTCTTCAGTGTCTGTGAAACTACCAACATCAAACCCAGCCCCAGCTGCAGCCCATGCACTCAGATCAACGGGTATGTATGCAATTGCCACACACCCACTCGAAGTGCATCCAAAGCCTGCCAAACCCTCCACAATGGTTCCAACTGCTTTGGACAGCTTAACTGCTCATCCAAGAGTTTCCAAACTCTAAACCACTGCAGATTGAGTACTTTGGGGTATAAAAGCTACCAAAATCCTTGCTTCATACCCAGCTACGTCTCACCATTATGTTATACTTCCAACAGCTGCCAACCCCAAAGCTATTTAATGAGAAATTATCACTATTCGAGCTACAGGCCTACGAGCTGCCGACCACTGAGCTATTTATCTCGAAGCTTCAGGTCTCTGAGCTGTATACCCAGTACCTTTCCACCTCTGAGGTATTTATGCAGTGGTAGCAGACCTCTGAAATGCTATTGA